The Plutella xylostella chromosome 11, ilPluXylo3.1, whole genome shotgun sequence genome contains the following window.
ATCGTACACCTAGAGGTTATATCCGTTATCCAAAAGGAGAGttgattgtaaaaaaaatacattcataTTCTTTTATACGATGTATAAAAACAGTTGACTTTGAGGTAATACTCCGTCTGTCCGTGCCataaaagtatgtattttcactgctcgatcgGTTAACAAAAACCTACCCTGTGCCTCGAGCGCGAGTCTTTtcacctatcgagaagtgaaatcgaaacgaaaatttgtatggcgcggagtTAGTACAACTACTTATCGCAGGGTGGCGTGTCTCCCGCGCCATATAAATCTGCGTTTCGATTTCACTGCTCGATCGGTAAACAAAAACCTATACTATTTATTGTATAGGCCCCCTGAACATTGCACCACACATTCTTCACGCTCAAATAGCGTATCATCAATCGCTTTTTCACGCCGTGACATGTGTTCCACATGTTTCGAGCTGATTATCACAATAAATACACACTCAATGCATACAATTTTGTGTGGACAACGTTGGTAAAAGGTAAGCGTCGGCATCGTAAGCAACGGACacatagaaattcacacaagtgcgtccacttaatcgacattgccgacgccgtttctgcagttttatgaaaatccgtttcaTACGATAAAACTAATAGATGGACGTTAAGCCAAATCAACTATCCGGGAAATCCGAATGAAAAAAGTCAATGTAGGTACCAATTTTTTGAATGTAGACTTAAATAGCTTTTTCATAGTCAATCAACACCCAAGGCCCGAAAACTAGTATCctacttttaatattataaaggcgaaagtttgtgagtatggatgtatctgttttttaattcttcacgtcaaaacggctgaaccgattttaatgaaatttggtatggagttagctgaaaccctggattaacacatagtgTACAATACATGCACATGAACATAGATTAGTTCCTAATTCAGTCGCATTAGAACCACCGTACTGTCAATGTGTGTCTTTCTTTTAGTGATTAAAACCTCAATATACAGTCCactatttaaacttaattatgtggtttttatttaaacgaccAGCACGCCACATAATATGGTCCATCTTCgcctaaattaataattaataaagacATCAGTGTTGCGGTTCCATGCGGTGTTCTGTGCGGCTCACAATATCAACCGCCATATTGCGTAGTGCGggacttaaaataaattgcGTCGTGTGTGTGCGCAAGTGCCACTTCAATAAGTGACTATAAACTTTACTGTGAAAAGCTgtgctttttaaaaaaactgtgaCCTGTGTTGCTGGTGTTATTGGTGTCATAGGACTCAGGCTGTGCTATTGACAGCAATTATAAAAAGGACATTGTTACCGTGCTGTGCCATTGACAGTTATCAGCCACGCATTGCGTGGTACGAGTAATAGTGCTACCTAGTGTTAATCACAACATACTTACTGTGTTCGGGCTGTTGCTATTGAGCAGTATTTTAATACGAACATCAGGactaaacaaacataaattcaGCCTGCTATTGAGGCTGGTGCATATCAATCTTCATAAATATCGTCATTCGAATAGCAGAGGACAAGGTGAGCTGACTGAGTTCACGGTCAAGGACGGGAGCGGGAACATACGTCATCGACTGATTCACACAACTCCACGAGGCATCCGCCTTTGACAAAAGGAGCGGGCTATATCGTGCTGCAACGGGTAGGAGCGAGACAGCGAGACGTCGCTGTGCGAAGAACCCGCCAATTGCGGACGAGAGCGGCCTCGGTTCACGTTTCCGATTGGTTCGTGAATGAAGCAAGTTCGCGACAATTCATTCAATTTCATTCCTTGACGCGCGACGCGAGCGCCTTTGAACTGCGACTGCTGCGCATTAacgccattttgttttctctGTTCTCTTTACTTATTACGCAGTGTGCTCAGTCacgttttttttctattaaaagTGAAAACTATAGTCGAATTGCACAATATAactgtattaattaattttaaaagtacgATTCACAATGGAAGACGATTTAAAACGCATGGTTGCGACCAGAGGTCAATTTAAAGGTACTATCACTAGACTAAGTAACCTCAAATTAGAAAATGTAACAAGGGAGCAGGTTCTCGTTAAAAAGGAACAGCTAGTGTCTACCTATCATAAATATTGTGAACTAACTATTGATATTTCAATTCTAGACCCGAACGACGACGAAAAAATTGACGAGTATGAGGATAAATACTTGATAACTTTGGCGGCACTAAATCAATGGCTCAATGAACATCAGTCAGCAGGTAACATTGAAGGGCCTAGCCAACCCCCGAAGGTATCCAGTATGACTCATCAGAGTCTTCCACGGATCGAGATTGGAAAGTTCAATGGCCAGGTAGGCAAATACCACGATTTTGTAAACTTGTTCAAAAGTATCATTGACAATGACACTAGGCTGTCGCAATgcgataaattttattatttaaaaaccttaTTAGAAGGTGAGGCTGCGGATGTGGTGCAGCATTTAAGCTTAAATGccgaaaattataatgttgCTTTGCAATTGTTAGCTGAGCGCTATGATaataagtttaggataattaaCCATCACATAAACAGCATACTTGATCTACCTGTTATAAAGAAATGCTCTGCTGCTAGCTTAAGAGAGCTTGTATCCAAAACTAAACAACACTTGTCAGCATTAACTAACCTAGAAGTTCCCACACAGCACTGGGACTTAatgattttatgtattttacagCGTAAGATTGACATGTACACCTTTAGATGCTTTCATCTAGAATTAAAAGATAACACTTTACCTAAACTAgatttatttctgaaatttCTAGATCAGCGAGCATCTGCACTTGAAACTGTGGCAGAGGTGCAACAACCGTGTACTTCTGTGAACAAATACCATGGAGCGAGCTTAGTGGCGGCTGCTGAGGGCCAAATAAGCAGATCATGTACCTATTGCCAGTCCAAGTATCATAACAAGCTTCATCAGTGCCAAAAATTCAAGCTAGCCTTGCCATCTGACCGCATAAAATTCGTTGAATCTAACAAATTATGCAAGCTTTGCTTAAACTCACATAAAGGTAAGTGTTACTTTGCGTTTAGGTGTGCTACATGTAAAGACAAACATAATACTTTAATTCATGACAGTGATAGTGTTGATTTATCAAAACAAGTTGCTTTATCAAGAAATTTAagtgaaaatatattattacctactgtaaaGGTGAAGGTTTATGATAAAAATGGTAGGCCAATGTACTTGAGAGCCCTTTGCGACTCAGGTAGTCAAACTTCATTTATTTTGTCCGATGTGGCAAACAAAATTGATTGTCAATTGTTTAATGAGAAAACCATTATCAGTGGGATTTGTGGATCTAATGAAATCAAACAAAAGGCATCATTAACTGTTTATTCAACAGTAAACAACAATACACAAGATTTAACCTGTTGtgtagttaaaaatataactagtAACTTGCCACAGTTTCCAGTTAACAAACAAAGCTTAAATATACCTCCAAATGTGCAATTAGCCGATCAGCAGTTTCACATTAGTGATAAAATAAGTATTCTATTAGGATGTgatatatttttcagaatATTAATGAGAGAACAGCTGCCAGTGGCTCCAGGTGGGCTATATTTGCATAACACTATGTTTGGCTATATTGTAGCAGGCAAGTTACCACAGCATGGTAAGTATAAACAATGCCCGGTTAGTAACTTTTGTAGTAGCACAAGTAATATGATGTTAGACTCAGAGTTTGATCAAAATGAGATACAAAGGTTAAATTCAATTGACAATTCACTAAAAAGGTTATGGCAGTGTGAAGAGGTGCCTAAGGTCTATACAGAGGCCTCCTCAGAGCAGGAACTTGCTGAAATTCAGTTCTGTGAGTCAACAAAATTAATAGATGGTAGGTTTGAGGTGTCTTTACCTTTAAAGCAGGACTTTAAGGATATAAGGCTAGGTGATTCTTTATCACGGGCTCTTCAAAGGTTTTACAACCTAGAAAAGAGGTTCATTAGAGATCCTTCGTTACAGGAACCCTATAAAAAATTTATAGATGAGTATGTACAATTAGGGCATGGTAGATACTATGATATTAGCGATTACAATTTAGAGCAGGACCCGGTGTATTTCTTACCACACCATCCAGTAATTAATCAAAATagtaaaacaacaaaacttcGGGTAGTGtcttattttcaaaaacatcCGATTATTTTGGCCAAGGGTTCAAATATCACGCATCTAATAATAGCTAATGAGCATAAGCTACTCATGCATGCAGGTCAAAGAATGATTTTATCAACTTTAAGCCAAAGGTATTACATTGTTAATGGATTAAGAGAAATAAAATGTgttatacataaatgtattgtttgttttaggCTTAAGGCTAAAACAACGGAACAGCTGATGGGTTCATTGCCATTTGATAGGGTAAACCCTTGCCGTGCTTTTGAGAAAGTAGGTATTGATTATGGGGGTCCCTTCTCAGTTAAGGCACACCGTATCAGGAAACCATTAATTTATAAGGCATATATTCTCATCTTTGTATGCTTCGTCACAAAGGCGATACACATTGAGTTGGCTTCTAACATGACCACAGAATGCTTCCTGCAATGTTTAAAAAGATTTATAAGCCGTCGTAACAGGCcatcaataatttattgtgaTAATGCAGCTACATTCAAAGGGGCTAGCAACCAACTCAATGATTTATATTCAAATCACTCTAAAAAGGAGCACCAAGATACAGTGCATAGATTTGCAAGTGACTTAGgtattgaatttaattttataccgGCATATTCACCAGTGTTCGGAGGTTTATGGGAGGCTGGCATAAAAAGTGCTAAATTTCATATGAAAAGGGTTATAGGCAACCAAGTACTCACTTATGAGGAGTTAAACTCTGTAATAATACAAATAGAGGGTGTATTAAACTCAAGACCACTCATCGCCTTACCAGCTACTGACACCACTGATATGGCCTATTTAACTCCTAGTCATTTTTTAACAGGAGCTGCTATGACTTCTATACCTGAACCTGATGTGAAAGATATACCCATTAATAGATTATCTTTCTGGAaacaatgtacaaaaatgaTACAATGTTTTTGGAAGGCATGGCACAAGCAGTATCTTGTGCAACTACAGAACAGGCCCAAGTGGCGTTCTGATAGGCCTAACttagaagtaggtactttagtaATAGTAAGGGAAGATAACTTACCTCCATTACAGTGGAAAATGGCTCGCATTGTAGAAGTGTATCCTGGTACAGATGGCAAGGTTAGGGCACTCACTGTTATTAACAGCAAAGGCACTAAAATGCGAACGAGTGTGCATAAGGTTTGTGTGTTGCCTATAGAATAAGTTATCTGATATCTGCTTACTTGATTCTGTCACTCAGCTCGATCTAGAGGTAATTTAAATTCTATTTGCTAGTTACTTTTTAGAGAATAAATAgtttagaataattataacaGTATAATACCTTCAAATAATGTTGTGTTTACAAAATTACAGAGGTAATTTATACTCTTCTTTGTCATACTCTTATCATACATGGTATAGAATAAGCTAAttgttagtaggtataattaagcATATTTAATCGTTAGTTAAGttgtactaagtacttacctaaacttATGCTGTGTTAACAGttgattaaatttaataataattaattatttaagcagGTTCTTATGTAGCCATCTATAGAAATGTATAACCTaagataattaaaataaataggatTAATGAACTGTACTCAACATAAGTATTCTATAGATATAAAGAAAATGTAAGAAACTATTGTTTACTGATGATATTGTTACAATTTCATGTCAGCTATCTACCTATATTGTTACATAAATGTAATTTCAGTTTGGGAGCTTAATTTTTTTGATTTGTCAaacaattattgttatttttgccTTGGGCCCCAATTATGTACAATACATGCACATGAACATAGATTAGTTCCTAATTCAGTCGCATTAGAACCACCGTACTGTCAATGTGTGTCTTTCTTTTAGTGATTAAAACCTCAATATACAGTCCactatttaaacttaattatgtggtttttatttaaacgaccAGCACGCCACACATAggctaattttaattttaaggcgaagcgaagcttgcgaGAACAGCGTCGAACTCGGGACATTTGGGTGACGATGACGGCTGCAGTAACTAACGACTCACATCATCGCACCGAACTGATTGAAAAGCGAGATTTTTTCTTTAGCACCGagactccatcttgttcgtttattgtttatcaaagtaCTTAAACTATCAATGTACAATGGATAATAGTTAGGTAGTAATGTTAGGTACTAAAGTGTAGAGCTACCTATGAAGCTCAATGTactgaatgtacctaattacttaattagtaTTGAAAATAGAATACCTGCACTGAAACATAGGTCCAAATGTGGACGCTGAGTAAGATTGTTAACTTAAACAAAGTACCTAGATTCTAGATTTCTATATAGACTATAGTCTAACTGTATTCAGATTGTGGTCTAACCAACAAAGTATGCTATGCTGTAGGAACAGGAAGAAAAACTAGTTTACGTTGTGCAGTCCAGCTGTCCACAAAGagcaataaaatcaataaataacaagtgaACAACCTTGCATTAAATGTGTCATAGTCGTAGGCttagtaaaaacaaaacaaactaaaacataacctcaaaatgagtcacaaataaattaaaaaaataaccaaaCAAAGTGATAAAACGTTCGGAAATATGCGAAAAAATACTCACATCGTCTACTTTTGGGTGTTCATGAGTGCAATGCACGTGATTGTCTTCATTATAAGCCAATTTAGTGTTAAAATTGCACGTAACATGATCAATATTCActataaacacaaaacacacacaccACAGTACAGTCACGTAGTTAATACACATTAATTTCGACATTTTGGAGATCAATAGTCAAAAACAGACACACATGAAATTAACATAAacttttgtttacattttaaagttttatcttCGCAAAAAGAACGTCCACACCCGAGTAACGTCAAATAAACATCACTAATGAATGAACGAAACAAGTTGCCAacagaaagaaaaaatattcgcGAATGAACTAAATTAATGACATTTCGacaaattaatatttctaCTCGCCACTAGATGGCGGAAAATTCTCATTTTCACTTAGAGTCTGTGTGGCTTGagcagaataaaaaaaaaaaaagtcataatcattcaatttgtacaattcacaaaaaaattgcgaatttttgtattgatatttTTCTGAATTAATCACGAATGATAACTTTGTCGTGATATTGCATTGCGCGCCGTTCGATTAGGCTGTTCCTCACCGCTGTTGATCGGCACCCGGCTCAGATTTCTAGCTCCAATTCAcgaagtatatttttgtaaatttaagtACGAAATTATTGTGAAAGAAAGTCTTTACAATGTTATCTtcattatgtaagtaaaatatttcttCTACTTTTCCACCTTTCGttgtaaataacattttatttaataatttcctGAGTTCATTTTAGGTTATGTCATGATTAGCCGATTTCGGGCGAATTGCCCAACATCCATCCTTTGAGTTTCAccaattaattacaataattagcATAAAAAATTACTTCTATCCTATTTGTGcattttgttgtaaattgaTGCCCTACCCCCGCAAGAGTCTttgacaatattattattcataaaattcCTTAATCCAAGTTAAGTCTAATCAAAGTTTTGTCATTCTACCCATCCTGGGATATGTGGACTTATTTATATTCCCAACAGATTGTAGAACCTCATCTATAGCGGCGCAGCTATGTGCAGCGTCATACAGCACGGCGGCCAAGCCCAAGAC
Protein-coding sequences here:
- the LOC125489200 gene encoding uncharacterized protein LOC125489200, translating into MEDDLKRMVATRGQFKGTITRLSNLKLENVTREQVLVKKEQLVSTYHKYCELTIDISILDPNDDEKIDEYEDKYLITLAALNQWLNEHQSAGNIEGPSQPPKVSSMTHQSLPRIEIGKFNGQVGKYHDFVNLFKSIIDNDTRLSQCDKFYYLKTLLEGEAADVVQHLSLNAENYNVALQLLAERYDNKFRIINHHINSILDLPVIKKCSAASLRELVSKTKQHLSALTNLEVPTQHWDLMILCILQRKIDMYTFRCFHLELKDNTLPKLDLFLKFLDQRASALETVAEVQQPCTSVNKYHGASLVAAAEGQISRSCTYCQSKYHNKLHQCQKFKLALPSDRIKFVESNKLCKLCLNSHKEY
- the LOC125489199 gene encoding uncharacterized protein LOC125489199; translated protein: MHAGQRMILSTLSQRYYIVNGLREIKCVIHKCIVCFRLKAKTTEQLMGSLPFDRVNPCRAFEKVGIDYGGPFSVKAHRIRKPLIYKAYILIFVCFVTKAIHIELASNMTTECFLQCLKRFISRRNRPSIIYCDNAATFKGASNQLNDLYSNHSKKEHQDTVHRFASDLGIEFNFIPAYSPVFGGLWEAGIKSAKFHMKRVIGNQVLTYEELNSVIIQIEGVLNSRPLIALPATDTTDMAYLTPSHFLTGAAMTSIPEPDVKDIPINRLSFWKQCTKMIQCFWKAWHKQYLVQLQNRPKWRSDRPNLEVGTLVIVREDNLPPLQWKMARIVEVYPGTDGKVRALTVINSKGTKMRTSVHKVCVLPIE